The proteins below are encoded in one region of Aquisphaera giovannonii:
- a CDS encoding Uma2 family endonuclease, with product MSTIDITIDRAAQAAEVVYPDSDGRPMADNTLQYKWIVIIKENLEVIFQGRDDVFIAGDLLWYPEEGKKTVCMAPDVLVAVGRPKGYRGSYKQWEEEGIAPQVVFEVHSPNSQPDEVMRKLVFYDRHGVEEYYYYDPETGTLTGFVRDDRGLADGIDMRGFRSPRLGIRFEPGEGEDSLRIFGPDGEPFQTTLQFVAERDEARREARAERNRADEERARADRLAARLRELGVEPE from the coding sequence ATGAGCACGATCGACATCACGATCGACAGGGCGGCGCAGGCCGCGGAGGTCGTCTACCCCGACAGCGACGGTCGGCCGATGGCGGATAACACGCTCCAGTACAAATGGATTGTGATCATCAAGGAAAACCTGGAAGTGATTTTCCAGGGAAGGGATGACGTGTTCATCGCGGGGGACCTGCTGTGGTACCCGGAGGAGGGCAAGAAGACCGTCTGCATGGCGCCGGACGTGCTCGTGGCGGTCGGCCGGCCGAAGGGCTATCGCGGGTCGTACAAGCAGTGGGAGGAGGAAGGCATCGCGCCGCAGGTGGTGTTCGAGGTGCACTCGCCGAACAGCCAACCCGACGAGGTGATGCGGAAGCTGGTCTTCTACGACCGTCACGGGGTCGAGGAGTATTACTACTACGACCCGGAGACGGGGACGCTGACGGGATTCGTCAGGGACGATCGCGGGCTGGCCGACGGGATCGACATGAGGGGATTCCGGAGCCCGCGGCTGGGCATCCGGTTCGAGCCGGGCGAGGGCGAGGACAGCCTGAGGATCTTCGGCCCCGACGGCGAGCCGTTCCAGACGACGCTCCAGTTCGTCGCCGAGCGGGATGAGGCGCGGAGGGAGGCCAGGGCCGAGCGAAATCGCGCCGACGAGGAGCGCGCCCGGGCCGATCGCCTGGCCGCGAGGCTCCGCGAGCTTGGCGTCGAGCCGGAGTGA
- a CDS encoding DinB family protein, producing the protein MSEATGQSEGGVDLAGEFVAQARQQLAFSVSLVRHCVGQLDEGQVWWRPREGMNSVANLLLHLAGNLRQRIASQVGGEADVRDRPAEFTERGPLPKAEVLGRFESAAARADEVLAGLTAARLGETCRYEVLAGPTERSVLGVIFQTLTHLNGHAQEILHLTRAQLGDAYTFRQPAGVPPRPAARG; encoded by the coding sequence ATGAGTGAGGCGACGGGACAGTCCGAAGGCGGCGTGGACCTGGCGGGGGAGTTCGTGGCCCAGGCCCGGCAGCAGCTCGCATTCAGCGTGAGCCTGGTCCGCCACTGCGTGGGCCAGCTCGACGAGGGGCAGGTCTGGTGGCGGCCGCGGGAGGGGATGAACAGCGTGGCGAACCTCCTGCTGCACCTGGCGGGCAACCTGAGGCAGCGGATCGCGTCCCAGGTCGGCGGCGAGGCGGACGTCCGGGACCGGCCCGCCGAGTTCACCGAGCGGGGGCCGCTCCCGAAGGCCGAGGTGCTGGGCCGTTTCGAGTCGGCCGCCGCTCGGGCCGACGAGGTCCTGGCGGGCCTGACGGCCGCCCGGCTGGGGGAGACCTGCCGTTATGAGGTCCTCGCCGGGCCGACGGAACGGTCCGTGCTGGGTGTGATCTTCCAGACCCTGACCCACCTCAACGGCCACGCCCAGGAGATCCTCCACCTGACCAGGGCGCAACTGGGGGACGCCTACACCTTCCGCCAGCCGGCGGGGGTGCCCCCGCGGCCCGCGGCCCGCGGTTGA
- a CDS encoding spermidine synthase — translation MDVESEESSRVGASRRGEPRPHVDLFLISFLILFAELACIRWFGSTVAFLTFFTNIVLLASFLGMSVGLMAASRRADLTRTWLPLLAAAVIVSILAAKAHDSWGQLAIEVGEQRKSPQQIFFGAENSGRNPAHFLVPIEVAAAFFFALIAASFLGLGQAMGRAFDAIPGRVAAYTTDVLGSLAGIAAFGLCSYHELPAYAWFAVIAVAGLALARHLTRAEFVAQWALLLAVAWLAYDEGRRAEVFWSPYYKVVYEPRLGLMTTNNIGHQQMVDVPRTGSAYVLPHLMARDAGAGDFADVAIVGAGSGNDVAAALAYGAKTVDAVEIEPVLNAIGRRDHPAHPYSDPRVTIHLDDGRSFLRRTSKSFDLIKYALVDSLVLHSGYTSLRLESFLFTEEAMRDVKARLKPGGVFLMCNYYRQGWVIGRLVQSAEKVFGTRPLVLSLPYQAKIDDKASGGFTLILVGASADSPVARIRERLEKDGAYWANGTPTRHDTVNAYGEKPPKAEGSAGDWQKIAESSVDAPDVGPLPTDDWPFLYLREARIPNLNLRGMAIVAVISAVLLLSFAPRGSLARFDGRMFFLGAGFMLLETKGVVHMALLFGATWVVNSLVFFSILVMILLSNLYVSTMRPARLWPHYGLLLVALGVNVLVPMHAFLDLPGAWKTAASCAVVFVPVFFAGVVFATTFRDRASPDVAFGWNVAGVVLGGLSENLSMVLGFDRLLLAAVAFYALSALLGPRRVPAVAAA, via the coding sequence GTGGACGTCGAGAGCGAGGAGTCGAGCCGCGTCGGGGCGTCGCGGCGGGGGGAGCCCCGCCCTCACGTCGACCTCTTCCTGATCAGCTTCCTGATCCTGTTCGCCGAGCTGGCCTGCATCCGCTGGTTCGGCAGCACGGTCGCGTTCCTGACGTTCTTCACGAACATCGTCCTGCTGGCGAGCTTCCTGGGCATGTCGGTCGGCCTGATGGCGGCGTCGCGCAGGGCCGACCTGACCCGCACGTGGCTGCCGCTGCTGGCGGCGGCGGTGATCGTCTCCATCCTGGCCGCGAAGGCGCACGACTCCTGGGGCCAGCTGGCGATCGAGGTCGGCGAGCAGAGGAAGTCGCCCCAGCAGATCTTCTTCGGGGCCGAGAATTCGGGCCGGAACCCGGCGCATTTCCTCGTGCCGATCGAGGTGGCGGCGGCCTTCTTCTTCGCGCTGATCGCCGCCTCGTTCCTCGGCCTGGGGCAGGCGATGGGGCGGGCCTTCGACGCCATCCCCGGCCGCGTGGCCGCCTACACGACCGACGTGCTGGGGAGCCTGGCCGGGATCGCCGCGTTCGGGCTCTGCTCGTACCACGAGCTGCCGGCCTACGCGTGGTTCGCCGTGATCGCGGTCGCGGGCCTGGCCCTGGCCCGGCACCTGACCCGGGCGGAGTTCGTCGCCCAGTGGGCCCTCCTGCTGGCGGTGGCCTGGCTCGCCTACGACGAGGGCCGGCGGGCCGAGGTCTTCTGGTCCCCCTACTACAAGGTCGTGTACGAGCCCCGGCTCGGCCTGATGACCACGAACAACATCGGCCACCAGCAGATGGTGGACGTCCCGCGCACCGGGAGCGCCTACGTGCTGCCGCACCTGATGGCCCGCGACGCCGGGGCGGGGGACTTCGCCGACGTGGCCATCGTCGGCGCGGGCTCGGGCAACGACGTGGCGGCGGCGCTGGCGTACGGGGCGAAGACGGTGGACGCGGTGGAGATCGAGCCGGTGCTCAACGCGATCGGCCGCCGCGACCACCCGGCGCACCCCTACAGCGACCCCCGCGTGACGATCCATTTGGACGACGGCCGCAGCTTCCTCCGCCGGACCTCGAAGTCGTTCGACCTGATCAAGTACGCCCTGGTGGACTCGCTGGTGCTCCACTCGGGCTACACGAGCCTCCGCCTGGAGAGCTTCCTGTTCACCGAGGAGGCGATGCGGGACGTGAAGGCCCGGCTCAAGCCGGGCGGCGTCTTCCTGATGTGCAACTACTACCGCCAGGGCTGGGTCATCGGCCGGCTCGTCCAGTCGGCGGAGAAGGTCTTCGGGACGAGGCCGCTGGTGCTCTCGCTCCCCTACCAGGCGAAGATCGACGACAAGGCCTCCGGCGGCTTCACGCTGATCCTCGTCGGGGCCTCGGCCGACTCCCCCGTGGCGAGGATCCGCGAGCGGCTGGAGAAGGACGGGGCCTACTGGGCGAACGGGACGCCGACCCGGCACGACACCGTGAACGCCTACGGGGAGAAGCCGCCGAAGGCCGAGGGTTCGGCGGGCGACTGGCAGAAGATCGCCGAGTCCTCGGTGGACGCGCCCGACGTCGGGCCCTTGCCGACGGACGACTGGCCGTTCCTGTATCTCCGCGAGGCGCGCATCCCCAACCTGAACCTCCGGGGCATGGCGATCGTCGCGGTGATCTCGGCCGTGCTGCTCCTTTCCTTCGCGCCCCGGGGCTCGCTCGCCCGCTTCGACGGCCGGATGTTCTTCCTCGGGGCCGGATTCATGCTGCTGGAGACGAAGGGCGTGGTGCACATGGCCCTCCTCTTCGGGGCCACCTGGGTGGTCAACTCCCTGGTCTTCTTCTCGATCCTGGTGATGATCCTCCTGAGCAACCTGTACGTCTCGACGATGCGGCCGGCGAGGCTCTGGCCGCACTACGGCCTGCTCCTGGTTGCGCTGGGGGTCAACGTGCTGGTGCCGATGCACGCGTTCCTGGACCTGCCGGGCGCGTGGAAGACGGCCGCCTCGTGCGCCGTGGTGTTCGTGCCGGTCTTCTTCGCGGGCGTGGTCTTCGCGACGACCTTCCGCGACCGGGCGAGCCCGGACGTGGCCTTCGGCTGGAACGTGGCGGGCGTGGTCCTGGGCGGCCTGAGCGAGAACCTGTCCATGGTCCTGGGCTTCGATCGCCTGCTGCTGGCGGCCGTCGCCTTCTACGCGCTCTCGGCCTTGCTGGGGCCTCGCCGGGTGCCGGCCGTCGCGGCGGCTTGA
- a CDS encoding DUF255 domain-containing protein, with protein MPGRAVRNSLTRRLAAVALAALAWLGMTAAMRAQEPGEAKAKGPTNRLAAETSPYLRMHARNPVDWYPWGPEAFARAKAENKPIFLSVGYSACYWCHVMERESFRDPEIARFLNEHFVCVKVDREERPDVDQVYMVALQAFTSGGWPMSMFLLPDGRPFYGETYMPPRDRDGGAGFLTVIKGIDRSFRAERGEIDRAANGLAEIVRRKLGASGSRRRPPLSRAMAAEGRRQLAAEFDPEYGGFGYNPQNARRPKFPEPANLVFLLEEHRRDGRQPARKGAGPGAGAAADPLPMVLLTLDRMARGGIRDQVGGGYHRYAISRYWIVPHFEKMLYDNAQLASVHVAAFEATGDPRWRAEAEATLAFVARSLTAPEGGFYSSLDAETEAGEGAYYVWSRDEAARVLGDAPAAEAFLQVYGLKRPPNFEGDRYVLLQPRPLEEQARKLGLEPADLERRLRPLAARLLEARERRPAPSRDDKVLTAWNGLMIAAYADASRALGVDRYGDAAAKAADFLLGKLRSPDGRLLRSYCEGRATLPGYLEDYAFLIHGLLRLHAATGQARWLDEARALADRMIADFSDPAAGGFFFTASDHESLLARPKDPYDGAIPGGNSMAALDLLALHRIGGEERYHAAARRTVEAFATTLSQDPSSMPLMLVALQQLLDRLPEPSPAGPEPVAAAAKPASAGVVAAAARVLDGEKPAAGGSFRAVVSLSIKPGWHITANPPGMENLVPAVLSVADGQPARLDPAYPPGTDWQPGQADGEKARVYEGRVEIPVRVRLDGAGMPPRLALKLRYQPCDEKACLPPATVDIPLDLTPVTKP; from the coding sequence GTGCCGGGCCGAGCGGTTCGCAACTCGCTCACGCGCCGTCTCGCGGCCGTCGCCCTGGCGGCGCTCGCCTGGCTGGGGATGACGGCCGCCATGCGCGCGCAGGAGCCCGGCGAGGCGAAGGCGAAGGGCCCGACGAATCGCCTCGCCGCGGAGACCAGCCCGTATCTTCGGATGCACGCGAGGAACCCCGTGGACTGGTATCCCTGGGGGCCTGAGGCGTTCGCCAGGGCGAAGGCGGAGAACAAGCCGATCTTCCTCTCCGTCGGCTACAGCGCCTGCTACTGGTGCCACGTCATGGAGCGGGAGAGCTTCCGCGACCCGGAGATCGCCCGGTTCCTCAACGAGCACTTCGTCTGCGTGAAGGTCGACCGCGAGGAGCGGCCGGACGTGGACCAGGTCTACATGGTCGCGCTGCAGGCCTTCACCTCCGGCGGCTGGCCGATGTCGATGTTCCTGCTCCCCGATGGCCGCCCCTTCTACGGCGAGACCTACATGCCCCCGCGCGACCGCGACGGGGGAGCCGGGTTCCTGACCGTGATCAAGGGCATCGACCGGTCCTTCCGCGCGGAGCGCGGGGAGATCGACCGCGCGGCGAACGGCCTGGCGGAGATCGTCCGGCGGAAGCTCGGCGCCTCGGGGTCGAGGCGACGGCCGCCGCTCTCCCGCGCGATGGCCGCCGAGGGCCGCAGGCAGCTCGCGGCGGAATTCGACCCGGAATACGGGGGCTTCGGCTACAACCCGCAGAACGCCAGGCGGCCCAAGTTCCCGGAGCCGGCCAACCTGGTCTTCCTTCTGGAGGAGCATCGCCGCGACGGCCGGCAGCCGGCCCGCAAGGGCGCCGGCCCGGGCGCCGGGGCGGCCGCCGATCCGCTCCCGATGGTCCTGCTCACGCTCGACCGGATGGCGCGCGGCGGCATCCGCGACCAGGTGGGCGGCGGGTATCACCGATACGCGATCAGCCGGTACTGGATCGTGCCGCACTTCGAGAAGATGCTGTACGACAACGCGCAGCTCGCCTCCGTGCACGTGGCGGCCTTCGAGGCCACCGGCGACCCCCGCTGGCGGGCCGAGGCCGAGGCGACGCTGGCGTTCGTCGCGCGTTCGCTCACCGCGCCGGAGGGGGGCTTCTATTCGTCGCTGGACGCCGAGACCGAGGCCGGCGAGGGGGCGTATTACGTCTGGTCCCGGGACGAGGCCGCCCGCGTGCTGGGCGACGCGCCGGCCGCCGAGGCGTTCCTCCAGGTCTACGGCCTGAAGCGGCCCCCCAACTTCGAGGGCGACCGCTACGTGCTGCTCCAGCCCCGCCCGCTGGAGGAGCAGGCCCGCAAGCTCGGGCTCGAGCCGGCCGACCTGGAGCGCCGGCTCCGGCCGCTGGCGGCCAGGCTGCTGGAGGCCCGCGAGAGGCGCCCCGCGCCGTCCCGCGACGACAAGGTGCTGACGGCGTGGAACGGCCTCATGATCGCCGCCTACGCGGACGCGTCGCGCGCCCTCGGGGTCGATCGCTACGGGGACGCGGCGGCGAAGGCGGCCGACTTCCTCCTGGGCAAGCTCCGCTCGCCGGACGGCCGGCTCCTGCGGAGCTACTGCGAAGGCCGGGCCACGCTCCCGGGCTACCTGGAGGACTACGCCTTCCTGATCCACGGCCTCCTGCGGCTGCACGCGGCGACCGGCCAGGCCCGCTGGCTCGACGAGGCGAGGGCCCTGGCCGACCGGATGATCGCGGACTTCTCCGACCCCGCCGCCGGCGGCTTCTTCTTCACCGCGAGCGACCACGAGAGCCTCCTGGCCCGCCCCAAGGACCCCTACGACGGCGCCATCCCCGGGGGCAACAGCATGGCCGCGCTGGACCTCCTGGCGCTCCACCGGATCGGCGGCGAGGAGCGCTACCACGCCGCGGCGAGGCGGACGGTGGAGGCGTTCGCCACCACGCTCTCCCAGGACCCCTCGTCCATGCCCCTGATGCTCGTCGCGCTCCAGCAGCTCCTGGACCGCCTCCCGGAGCCGTCGCCGGCCGGGCCCGAGCCGGTCGCGGCCGCCGCGAAGCCGGCCTCCGCGGGCGTGGTCGCGGCCGCCGCCCGCGTGCTGGACGGCGAGAAGCCGGCGGCCGGCGGCTCGTTCCGGGCGGTCGTCTCCCTGTCCATCAAGCCGGGCTGGCACATCACGGCCAATCCGCCGGGCATGGAGAACCTGGTGCCCGCCGTGCTCTCCGTGGCCGACGGCCAGCCCGCCCGCCTCGACCCCGCTTACCCGCCCGGCACCGACTGGCAGCCCGGGCAGGCGGATGGGGAGAAGGCCAGGGTCTACGAGGGCCGCGTCGAGATCCCCGTCCGCGTCCGCCTGGACGGTGCCGGGATGCCGCCGAGGCTCGCCTTGAAGCTCAGGTACCAGCCCTGCGACGAGAAGGCGTGCCTGCCCCCGGCGACGGTCGATATCCCCCTGGACCTGACGCCGGTGACGAAGCCCTGA
- a CDS encoding DUF11 domain-containing protein has product MGRRILILMAILMPTLAARPAARGQDPPLPAPAPPDDAGAPLPPAASADESPIRIPAGQDGDLPSLPHAGAEEPAASKPGTLASKPEKAAGKAGAKASEKKAAAPPKTPRPEARPRLDEDVQRTEGAGLGDPAAPPAAANPATPPAAAPPASEPATPAGSGFAIPADQVPMGKHEVVLSVEVQAPPDIVFNREHTAKLIVRNSGSADAAGVVVHDELPPGLEYVGAQPEAERPAPNLLAWTISNVSAGTERVILLKVKPTKADGAVDHAATVTFQAGSKATSRILKPQLKVEVVQTPSEGKVLKHKTAEYRISITNTGNGPARDVVVKAVLSKGLRYGSVDPGEDNSLSNPIPKLVAGQRMDLDALQVEAAQGGEQTCVVRATSPDVDFDQAVAEASRRLEVVEPKLKVNIDSHDKRYTDTVAPYTITLENEGTAPARNVRVTATLGMSGRLVATPPGAKYDPATRRLSWTVPLIEPHEKARTFAFEVRMGGVGQYEALFDVKGDTGISFADRRITDVEGLADVDLVVREKRRVVDVDGTTTFQVYLRNYGTKEATKVLVTAKLSDNMKVEETGGHNAKSYLSKETGEIVFPVIERLGAGKEMLLTIKVKVVKPEPKMGTCRVFCMHDGLDPNGKLEDMAGVKIGESRRTASVGGR; this is encoded by the coding sequence ATGGGCCGGCGAATCCTGATCCTGATGGCGATTCTGATGCCGACGCTCGCGGCCCGCCCGGCCGCGCGGGGCCAGGATCCGCCCCTCCCCGCCCCCGCCCCCCCGGACGATGCCGGCGCCCCGCTGCCGCCCGCGGCCTCGGCCGACGAGTCGCCGATCCGGATCCCGGCGGGGCAGGACGGCGACCTCCCGTCGCTCCCGCACGCCGGGGCGGAGGAGCCCGCGGCGTCGAAGCCCGGGACGCTCGCGTCAAAGCCCGAGAAGGCCGCCGGGAAGGCGGGCGCGAAGGCCTCGGAGAAGAAGGCCGCCGCGCCGCCGAAGACGCCGAGGCCCGAGGCCAGGCCCCGCCTGGACGAGGACGTGCAGAGGACCGAGGGCGCCGGCCTTGGCGATCCCGCGGCCCCGCCCGCCGCGGCGAACCCGGCCACGCCGCCGGCCGCGGCTCCGCCGGCCTCCGAGCCGGCCACGCCGGCCGGATCCGGCTTCGCGATCCCGGCGGACCAGGTGCCGATGGGCAAGCACGAGGTCGTCCTCAGCGTGGAGGTGCAGGCCCCCCCGGACATCGTCTTCAACCGCGAGCACACCGCCAAGCTGATCGTCCGCAACAGCGGCTCGGCGGACGCGGCCGGCGTGGTCGTCCACGACGAGCTCCCCCCGGGCCTGGAGTACGTCGGCGCCCAGCCCGAGGCCGAGCGCCCCGCGCCCAACCTGCTGGCCTGGACGATCAGCAACGTCTCCGCCGGGACGGAGCGGGTCATCCTCCTGAAGGTGAAGCCGACGAAGGCCGACGGCGCCGTGGACCACGCGGCGACCGTCACCTTCCAGGCCGGCAGCAAGGCCACCAGCCGGATCCTCAAGCCGCAGCTCAAGGTGGAGGTCGTCCAGACGCCCAGCGAGGGCAAGGTCCTCAAGCACAAGACCGCCGAGTACCGGATCAGCATCACCAATACCGGCAACGGCCCGGCGCGGGACGTCGTCGTCAAGGCGGTCCTCAGCAAGGGCCTGCGCTACGGCAGCGTCGACCCGGGGGAGGACAACAGCCTGTCCAACCCGATCCCCAAGCTCGTCGCCGGCCAGCGGATGGACCTCGACGCGCTCCAGGTCGAGGCCGCGCAGGGCGGCGAGCAGACGTGCGTGGTGAGGGCGACCAGCCCGGACGTGGACTTCGACCAGGCCGTCGCCGAGGCCTCGCGGCGGCTCGAGGTCGTCGAGCCGAAGCTCAAGGTGAACATCGACAGCCACGACAAGCGCTACACCGACACCGTCGCCCCGTACACGATCACGCTGGAGAACGAGGGCACGGCGCCGGCGAGGAACGTGAGGGTCACCGCGACGCTGGGCATGAGCGGCCGGCTGGTCGCGACCCCGCCCGGGGCCAAGTACGACCCGGCCACGCGCAGGCTCTCGTGGACGGTCCCCCTGATCGAGCCGCACGAGAAGGCCCGGACCTTCGCCTTCGAGGTCCGCATGGGCGGCGTCGGCCAGTACGAGGCGCTCTTCGACGTGAAGGGCGACACCGGCATCAGCTTCGCCGACCGGCGGATCACCGACGTCGAGGGCCTCGCCGACGTGGACCTGGTCGTCCGCGAGAAGCGCCGGGTCGTGGACGTGGACGGCACGACGACGTTCCAGGTGTACCTCCGCAACTACGGCACGAAGGAGGCGACCAAGGTCCTGGTCACGGCCAAGCTCTCGGACAACATGAAGGTGGAGGAGACCGGCGGCCACAACGCCAAGTCCTACCTCTCCAAGGAGACGGGCGAGATCGTCTTCCCGGTCATCGAGCGCCTCGGCGCCGGGAAGGAGATGCTGCTGACGATCAAGGTGAAGGTCGTCAAGCCCGAGCCCAAGATGGGCACCTGCCGCGTCTTCTGCATGCACGACGGCCTCGACCCGAACGGGAAGCTGGAGGACATGGCCGGCGTCAAGATCGGCGAGTCGCGTCGCACGGCGAGCGTCGGCGGGCGGTGA
- a CDS encoding SWIM zinc finger family protein: protein MMSSLHASFPRIHDLPEGVTPRPSAQCTARLSLFINGGAYQVRSLAVDAPGVARAFRLRKFDGTEYDVAQTDEGITCDCPDFIFHRAGIDPDGCKHVKALVSSGLLERPGDGTAAAASVVEAEVRAAKDAFDGHRHRIEPDRPTSRVPANGQPTTFLEIVEHEAMGYRAWGNEVGRFLADQLDRTAQLIRWTGAETPADHEDRMEIYDRELRDRLFEQGYQDGLENGRRQAEAWGLERR, encoded by the coding sequence ATGATGTCGAGCCTTCACGCCTCTTTCCCGAGGATCCACGACCTGCCCGAGGGCGTCACGCCCCGTCCGTCGGCGCAGTGCACGGCGCGCCTGAGCCTGTTCATCAACGGGGGGGCGTACCAGGTCCGTTCGCTCGCCGTGGACGCCCCCGGCGTGGCCAGGGCCTTCCGGCTCCGCAAGTTCGACGGCACCGAGTACGACGTCGCCCAGACGGACGAGGGGATCACCTGCGACTGCCCCGACTTCATCTTCCATCGGGCGGGGATCGACCCGGACGGCTGCAAGCACGTCAAGGCGCTCGTCTCGTCCGGCCTGCTCGAGCGGCCCGGCGACGGGACGGCCGCGGCGGCGTCGGTCGTCGAGGCCGAGGTCCGGGCCGCGAAGGACGCCTTCGACGGGCATCGGCACCGGATCGAGCCCGACCGGCCGACGTCCCGCGTCCCGGCCAACGGCCAGCCGACCACGTTCCTGGAGATCGTCGAGCACGAGGCCATGGGCTACCGGGCCTGGGGCAATGAGGTGGGGCGGTTCCTGGCGGACCAGCTCGACCGGACGGCCCAGCTCATCCGCTGGACCGGCGCCGAGACCCCGGCCGACCACGAGGACCGCATGGAGATCTACGACCGCGAGCTCCGCGACCGCCTCTTCGAGCAGGGCTACCAGGACGGGCTGGAGAACGGCCGCCGCCAGGCCGAGGCCTGGGGCCTCGAGCGCCGTTGA
- the miaA gene encoding tRNA (adenosine(37)-N6)-dimethylallyltransferase MiaA produces MSERLHRAVYLTGPTASGKTAVGVRLARRLGAEVIALDSMTLYRGMDIGTAKPTMEERGGVPHHLIDVLDPWESASVAEYRRMADAAAAEVEARGRRVLFVGGTALYLKAMLRGLFEGPGADPAVRSRLEEEAGRIGSPALHARLAGSDPATAARLHPNDARRIVRALEVLELTGRPLSELQSGHDRPAPPGTMVFALDRPRAELHARINARVDAMFAAGLVDEVRGLLSAPRPIGGVPAQGVGYLEVIDHLQGRATLPSAVERVKARTRQFAKRQMTWFRGLSEVRLRPVDPSMTAEQVADELAGAVEEGASDGPGRR; encoded by the coding sequence GTGAGCGAGCGGCTGCATCGGGCGGTGTATCTGACGGGGCCGACGGCCTCGGGGAAGACGGCGGTGGGCGTGCGGCTGGCGCGTCGGCTGGGCGCGGAGGTGATCGCGCTGGACTCGATGACGCTCTACCGCGGGATGGACATCGGCACGGCCAAGCCGACGATGGAGGAGCGGGGGGGCGTGCCGCATCACCTGATCGACGTGCTGGACCCGTGGGAGTCGGCGAGCGTGGCGGAGTACCGGCGGATGGCGGACGCGGCGGCGGCGGAGGTCGAGGCCCGCGGCCGCCGCGTGCTGTTCGTCGGCGGCACGGCCCTGTACCTGAAGGCGATGCTCCGCGGGCTGTTCGAGGGCCCGGGGGCCGACCCCGCGGTGCGGTCGAGGCTGGAGGAGGAGGCCGGGCGGATCGGCTCCCCGGCGTTGCACGCGCGCCTGGCGGGGAGCGACCCGGCCACCGCGGCGCGGCTGCACCCGAACGACGCGCGGCGGATCGTCCGGGCGTTGGAGGTCCTGGAGCTGACGGGCCGGCCGCTCAGCGAGCTGCAATCGGGGCACGACCGCCCCGCGCCGCCCGGGACGATGGTCTTCGCCCTGGACCGGCCGCGGGCGGAGCTGCACGCGAGGATCAACGCCCGGGTCGACGCCATGTTCGCGGCCGGCCTGGTGGACGAGGTCCGCGGCCTGCTCTCCGCGCCGAGGCCCATCGGCGGCGTGCCGGCGCAGGGCGTCGGCTATCTCGAGGTGATCGACCACCTGCAGGGCCGGGCGACCCTCCCGTCCGCGGTCGAGCGTGTGAAGGCCCGGACGCGGCAGTTCGCCAAGCGCCAGATGACCTGGTTCCGCGGCCTCTCCGAGGTCCGGCTCCGGCCCGTCGACCCCTCGATGACGGCGGAGCAAGTCGCCGACGAACTGGCCGGGGCCGTCGAGGAAGGCGCGAGCGATGGCCCCGGGCGGCGATGA
- the truB gene encoding tRNA pseudouridine(55) synthase TruB — protein sequence MKGILNLNKPVGVSSRAIVDRVVRLLPRAKLGHAGTLDPLASGVLVVGVGQGTRLVESIQAMAKTYRATIRLGGRSDTLDADGTVAWEDDPRIPTSAEVDAALATQVGTILQQPPAYSALRVGGRRAYDLARAGQAAELAPRPVRIDRVERLPYEWPRLDIEVDCGGGTYIRSIARDVGEALGCGGFIEVLRRTRIGPFAIEDALDPDALAAETIGAAMLPLLAAVPHLPAIPLDDVQLGLVARGRPLDAARLSVRPPSTGEVALVAPDGSLAAIAEVDPAAGAVRPRKVVM from the coding sequence GTGAAGGGCATCTTGAACCTGAACAAGCCGGTGGGCGTCAGCTCGAGGGCGATCGTCGATCGCGTGGTGCGGCTCCTGCCGCGGGCGAAGCTGGGCCACGCGGGGACGCTGGACCCGCTCGCCTCGGGCGTGCTAGTGGTGGGGGTGGGGCAGGGGACCCGGCTGGTCGAGTCGATCCAGGCGATGGCCAAGACCTACCGGGCGACGATCCGCCTGGGGGGCCGGAGCGACACGCTGGACGCCGATGGCACGGTCGCCTGGGAAGACGACCCGCGGATCCCGACCTCGGCCGAGGTGGACGCCGCCCTGGCGACCCAGGTCGGGACGATCCTCCAGCAGCCGCCCGCGTACTCGGCCCTCCGGGTCGGCGGCCGGCGTGCCTACGACCTCGCGAGGGCCGGGCAGGCGGCGGAGCTCGCCCCGCGCCCGGTCCGCATCGATCGCGTCGAGCGGCTCCCCTACGAGTGGCCCCGGCTCGATATCGAGGTCGATTGCGGCGGGGGGACCTACATCCGCTCGATCGCCCGGGACGTCGGCGAGGCCCTCGGCTGCGGCGGCTTCATCGAGGTCCTCCGCCGGACCCGCATCGGCCCGTTCGCCATCGAGGACGCCCTGGATCCGGACGCCCTGGCCGCGGAGACGATCGGGGCCGCGATGCTCCCGCTCCTCGCCGCCGTCCCCCACCTGCCGGCGATCCCGCTGGACGACGTGCAGCTCGGCCTGGTCGCGAGGGGACGCCCCCTCGACGCCGCCCGCCTCTCCGTCCGCCCCCCGTCGACCGGCGAGGTCGCGCTCGTCGCGCCGGACGGCTCGCTCGCGGCAATCGCCGAGGTGGACCCCGCGGCCGGGGCGGTCCGGCCTCGAAAGGTGGTGATGTAG